In Alkalispirochaeta americana, the sequence TCCATGGCTTCTCCCAGGGGAACCCGGAAGTGAGCCGTTCCCGGGGCCAGATCTCCCTGAAAGAGATAGTAGGGGGTAACCCGTCGTGCCACCAGCCCCTGGAAGAGCTCTTCCAGGGTGTCAGGGTGATCGTTCACCCCCCGGAGAAGCACCGTCTGGTTAAAGAGGGGGATTCCCGAATCAACCAGAGATTCCACAGCCTGTGTGCTCTGGGGTGTTATTTCCCGGGGGTGGTTGAACTGGGTAACCACCACCAGTGGTGCCCACCGCCGCAGGAGCCGCGAAAGTTCCGGTGTGATTCTCCCGGGAAGCACCACGGGAACGCGCGAGGCAACCCGGAAGACCAGATCGGGCCGGGCTTCACGGAACGTCGAGAGAAGTGTCTCCAGGTCTTCGTTGTGCAGGGTCAGGGGATCTCCGCCCGAGAGGATTATTTCCCGTAGTGAGGGGGTCGCTCCTGCGTAGGCGGCGGCCAGGATGATCTCTTCCCTGGTGGCACCACCCTGACGTTTTCCTGTGAAATGCCGGCGGAAGCAGTGTCGGCAGTACATGGCGCAGGTATCGGTGGCAAGAAAGAGAGCCCGATCGCGGTAGCGGTGAATCAGGCGGGGCCGGGGGGTGTGGCTTTCCTCGTGAAGGGGATCGTCCTGTTCCCAGGGGCGCTGCTCGAACTCTTGTCGTCGGGGAACGCACTGCCTGCGGAGGGGGTCATCGGGGCTGTCCGTGCAGAGATTCAGGTAATACGAGGGGATGCGCAGGGAGAGGCCGGCGCCGTCTGCATCGGGTTCAGGAGAGGATGCGAAGTAGCCTTCCTCTTCCCCGGTGAGGGAAAAGAACCGACGGAGTTCCCCGGGCGATGTGAGCGCCCGGGCAAGGTCTTGAATCCAGGGGGGGGAGGACATGGTCTTTGTGTACCATGTCCCGCAGGAGGCGGGCAACCGTGGTGCACCTCCTGCGGTTTTTTCCGTGAAGAACGTTACTCCTGTTCCTCTATAGTGTATTCATTCCACCCGTCGGCATCGGTATAGTCCGGCCCCCTTCCCTCAGGAACCTTGATGGTTCCGGAACCAAGATCAAGCAGGCTGCCCATGAAGAAATCATACTTTCCTTCAACGGGGGTTCCCGTAGCCTCCGGAGGCGCTGGTGCGTTCACCGTGACGGATCCGAGGTCTTCCATGCCGGCAAAGGCTCTTAAGCCAATAGAGATAACCGTTTCAGGGATGGTCAGATTGCCTGTGAAACTGTTGTTCTTGAATGCCCAACTCGCGATGGTTGCCAGGTTGCTTTCGGTGGTTTCCAGGGTAAGGTTTCCATCAAAGCCGACGTCCTGGAAGGCGCGAATTCCTATCGTCGTAACCGAATCGGGGATGGTTAGATCGCCCCTGAAGTTGGTGGATCTGAAGGCACTTGATCCAATAGTCTCGAGGCTGTCGTGCAGGGTGAGCGTGCCTTCGTTGAAATTGTTGCTCCCGGAGTTAGACTCGAACATGTTGTCGGGGATCGCTGTGATGTTCCCGGGAATCGTTAGATCACCTGTGAAGCCTGTCGCCCAAGAAAAGATGCTTGTCTCGATGGTGACAAGGCCTGTTCCCAGTTCGAGGGGTCCGT encodes:
- a CDS encoding KamA family radical SAM protein, giving the protein MSSPPWIQDLARALTSPGELRRFFSLTGEEEGYFASSPEPDADGAGLSLRIPSYYLNLCTDSPDDPLRRQCVPRRQEFEQRPWEQDDPLHEESHTPRPRLIHRYRDRALFLATDTCAMYCRHCFRRHFTGKRQGGATREEIILAAAYAGATPSLREIILSGGDPLTLHNEDLETLLSTFREARPDLVFRVASRVPVVLPGRITPELSRLLRRWAPLVVVTQFNHPREITPQSTQAVESLVDSGIPLFNQTVLLRGVNDHPDTLEELFQGLVARRVTPYYLFQGDLAPGTAHFRVPLGEAMEIFRCLRMRLSGIALPVFAVDLPQGGGKIPLYPESLSRKEPGWYHLQSLDGRWFRYPDEAPS